The window GACCGCGCCGGACGCGACCAGCACGATCTCGCGCCGCCCCGCGATCTCGGCCGCGATCTGCTTTGCGAACGAGCCGAAGCGGCGCGAGCCGACCGCGTCACCGGGCGGTGTCAGAAGCGAGGTGCCGATCTTCACCACGACGCGCCTGGCGCGCGCGAGCCCGGATCGGCTCATCGCCGCGCGACTTCGCGCGCGAGCCGCTGGACCAGCGCCTCGATGCCCTCGCCGGTCGCGGCCGAGATCCAGGCCGGCTCGAGCCCGCGCGCGCGAAGCTCCTCGTCGAGCTGCGCTCGCTCGGCCGGGTCGGCGATCAGGTCCGCCTTCGAGACGCAGACGATCTCGGCGCGCGCGGCCCCCTCGGCGGAGTAGGCCTCGAGCTCCGCGCGAAGCGCGTCGTAGTCTCCGGCCAGGCTCCGCTTGGGATCGCCCCCCGCGAGCGCCGGCTCGGGGTCGAGCAGGTGCACGAGCAATCGCGTGCGCTCGACGTGGCGCAGGAAGCGGTGCCCGAGTCCCGCGCCGCGATGCGCGCCCGGGATCAGCCCGGGGATGTCGGCGATCACGAAGCGGGCTCCGCCGGATTCGACCATGCCCAGGTGCGGGTGCAGCGTCGTGAACGGGTAGCTTGCGACCTTCGGGCGCGCGGCCGAGACGCGCGAGATCAGCGTCGACTTGCCCGCGTTCGGAAACCCGAGCAGCCCCACGTCGGCCAGCACCTTGAGCTCGAGCCGCAGCCAGCGCTCCTCGCCGGGAGTGCCCGGCTCGACCGTGATCGGGGCCTGGTTCGTCGGCGTGGCGAAGCATGCGTTGCCGCGACCGCCGCGTCCGC is drawn from Deltaproteobacteria bacterium and contains these coding sequences:
- the obgE gene encoding GTPase ObgE, with product MSSPDFIDECRIHVKSGDGGRGCCSFWREKYVPRGGPDGGTGGRGGSVSLVADSSLATLLDTHGRKFYRADRGKHGSGGRKDGRGGEDVLIRVPLGTVVKDDETRAVLVELIAPGQTWLAAQGGRGGRGNACFATPTNQAPITVEPGTPGEERWLRLELKVLADVGLLGFPNAGKSTLISRVSAARPKVASYPFTTLHPHLGMVESGGARFVIADIPGLIPGAHRGAGLGHRFLRHVERTRLLVHLLDPEPALAGGDPKRSLAGDYDALRAELEAYSAEGAARAEIVCVSKADLIADPAERAQLDEELRARGLEPAWISAATGEGIEALVQRLAREVARR